From Pararhodobacter zhoushanensis, the proteins below share one genomic window:
- a CDS encoding branched-chain amino acid ABC transporter permease — protein sequence MSTREIRNLIVSALLIGLCCLLPVYGSPYWLTMGTTIAMYAVLSTSWALFSGPTHYISLATAAFFGVGTFVTGLGFQDLPFWTLPVIAAVLGAVLAALVGMVTLRLSGVYFVIFTLGLAEMVRQVVTWIQNQTGHRGMYVLTSLTEREIYWMLIALASIVFLAGWLIGRSKLGFALRIIGNDETVAKHSGIDTALAKVLLFMVPGAAAAATGAILAPRYIYIEPSTAFAPLLSFQVVIMALLGGTGRLWGPIAGVIPFTLLWEAITRQAPNQTLLLLGVAFLLIVYVLPGGFVGLWDRLRRRYGGTR from the coding sequence ATGAGCACCCGCGAGATCCGCAACCTGATCGTCTCGGCCCTTCTGATCGGCCTCTGCTGCCTGCTGCCGGTCTATGGCTCGCCCTATTGGCTGACGATGGGCACCACCATCGCCATGTATGCCGTGCTCTCTACCTCATGGGCGCTGTTTTCCGGCCCCACGCATTACATCTCGCTCGCCACCGCTGCCTTCTTCGGCGTCGGCACCTTTGTCACCGGCCTTGGGTTTCAGGACCTGCCGTTCTGGACCTTGCCGGTCATCGCCGCCGTTCTGGGTGCTGTGCTGGCGGCACTGGTCGGCATGGTCACCCTGCGCCTGTCGGGCGTCTACTTCGTCATCTTCACCCTCGGTCTGGCCGAGATGGTCCGGCAAGTCGTCACCTGGATACAAAACCAGACCGGCCATCGCGGCATGTATGTCCTCACGTCGCTGACCGAGCGCGAGATTTACTGGATGCTCATCGCCCTTGCTTCCATCGTCTTCCTTGCGGGCTGGCTGATCGGACGCTCGAAACTGGGCTTTGCCCTGCGCATCATCGGCAATGACGAGACCGTCGCCAAACATTCCGGCATCGACACCGCGCTGGCCAAGGTGCTGCTGTTCATGGTCCCCGGCGCTGCCGCTGCCGCCACCGGCGCGATCCTCGCCCCGCGCTATATCTATATCGAACCCTCCACCGCCTTCGCGCCGCTGCTGTCGTTCCAGGTCGTCATCATGGCGTTGCTCGGCGGCACGGGTCGCCTGTGGGGCCCCATCGCGGGCGTGATCCCCTTCACCCTGCTGTGGGAGGCCATCACCCGCCAAGCCCCCAACCAGACCCTGCTCCTGCTCGGCGTCGCCTTCCTGCTCATCGTCTACGTCCTGCCCGGCGGTTTCGTCGGCCTCTGGGACCGCCTGCGTCGCCGCTATGGAGGCACCCGATGA
- a CDS encoding GTA head formation protein, RCAP_rcc01685 family: MNAQRKAVGGSRFLYDSFDLAQARIDAQERVEDERRAGLEYRLTRIEDELRRLEKRLWLAVYGVASGVLVHGAVAFVATQM, translated from the coding sequence ATGAACGCACAGCGCAAGGCGGTCGGTGGATCGCGGTTTCTGTACGACAGTTTCGATCTGGCACAGGCGCGGATCGATGCGCAGGAGCGCGTCGAGGACGAGCGCCGCGCGGGGCTGGAGTACCGGTTGACCCGGATCGAGGACGAGTTGCGGCGGCTGGAAAAGCGGCTGTGGCTGGCGGTGTACGGTGTGGCCTCGGGGGTGTTGGTGCACGGCGCGGTGGCCTTTGTGGCGACGCAGATGTGA
- a CDS encoding phage portal protein has protein sequence MFDLFRKPSGAPEAKASAVGPLTAGGVGRMAAMQGTNQPRWTARDTVSLTRAGFQGNPVGFRVVRLISEAAAALPLVLQDCERRYEQHPLLALLRRPNPAQGRAEFLEALYAQLLLSGNAYVEAVAAAEGGVPGELHVLRSDRMSVVPGADGWPAAYDYAVSGRKHRFYMAEGAAPICHVRAYHPLDDHYGLSPIEAAASALDVHNSASRWSKALLDNAARPSGAIVFKGDDGAGTMSNEQFERLQSEMETHHQGARNAGRPMLLEGGLDWKPMGFSPSDMEFHKTKEAAAREIALAFGVPPMLLGIPGDATYANYAEANRAFFRLTVLPLAGKVAESLSHWLSGFAGVDLALKPDLDQVPALSVERDQQWQRVLGAGFLSDAEKRAMLGLPPVADGA, from the coding sequence ATGTTCGATCTTTTTCGCAAGCCGTCGGGAGCACCCGAGGCCAAGGCCTCGGCCGTTGGCCCGCTGACGGCTGGTGGTGTGGGCCGCATGGCGGCGATGCAGGGCACAAATCAGCCGCGCTGGACGGCGCGCGATACGGTATCGCTGACCCGCGCGGGGTTTCAAGGCAACCCGGTGGGGTTTCGTGTGGTGCGGCTGATTTCCGAGGCGGCGGCGGCGCTGCCGCTGGTGCTGCAAGACTGCGAGCGTCGCTATGAACAACATCCGCTGCTGGCGCTGCTGCGCCGCCCGAACCCGGCGCAGGGGCGCGCCGAGTTCCTTGAGGCGCTCTATGCGCAGCTGCTGTTGTCGGGCAACGCCTATGTCGAGGCGGTGGCTGCGGCGGAGGGCGGCGTGCCGGGTGAGTTGCACGTGCTGCGCTCGGACCGGATGAGCGTGGTGCCGGGCGCGGATGGCTGGCCGGCGGCGTATGATTACGCGGTGAGCGGTCGCAAGCATCGCTTCTACATGGCCGAGGGCGCGGCACCGATCTGTCATGTCCGGGCCTATCATCCACTGGATGATCATTACGGGTTGTCGCCGATCGAGGCCGCAGCTTCGGCGCTGGATGTCCATAATAGCGCAAGTCGCTGGTCCAAGGCGCTGTTGGACAATGCCGCGCGGCCCTCGGGCGCGATTGTCTTCAAGGGGGACGATGGCGCGGGCACGATGTCGAACGAGCAGTTCGAACGGTTACAAAGCGAGATGGAGACCCACCATCAGGGCGCGCGTAACGCAGGGCGACCGATGCTGCTGGAGGGCGGGCTGGACTGGAAGCCGATGGGGTTCAGCCCGTCGGACATGGAATTCCACAAGACCAAGGAAGCCGCCGCGCGCGAGATCGCCTTGGCGTTTGGCGTGCCGCCCATGCTGCTGGGTATCCCCGGCGACGCGACCTATGCCAATTACGCCGAGGCGAACCGGGCGTTCTTTCGCCTGACGGTGCTGCCGCTGGCGGGCAAGGTTGCCGAGTCGCTGTCGCATTGGCTGTCGGGCTTTGCCGGGGTCGATCTGGCGCTGAAACCCGATCTGGATCAGGTGCCGGCGCTGTCGGTCGAGCGGGATCAACAGTGGCAGCGGGTGCTGGGCGCAGGGTTTCTGAGCGATGCCGAGAAGCGCGCGATGCTGGGGCTGCCCCCCGTGGCAGACGGCGCATGA
- a CDS encoding ABC transporter ATP-binding protein: protein MLEIAGLSVRYGKHTALTETALSVKKGEIVVILGANGAGKSTLLKAIAGICEGKSTGSVTMGSDPVLGLPAHKVVERGIALVPEGRGIFGDLTVRENLLLGANPQRAREEADANFERLIRLFPKLTDRAGQTVRTMSGGEQQMVAIGRAMMSNPEILMLDEPSLGLSPLLAKELFQNLKAVRAAGLGILLVEQNAKLSLAIADRGYLLENGRILREDKASILLHDPAVQAAYLGGAAGHATGPAKPTPVPQAAPATPTPRAPSTASVPSSQIAGLDIDALVSSAAQKAVRPPSTLTPAYTTSAPRADHLRQTLSAIESAARQPRPSSLPPLRAQARPNAPTASAPTVQRPTPGAPTPIPGGRVDVYRRRPGTSQFDKTEV, encoded by the coding sequence ATGCTTGAAATCGCTGGCCTCTCCGTCCGCTACGGCAAACACACCGCCCTCACCGAGACCGCGCTGAGCGTAAAAAAGGGCGAGATCGTCGTCATTCTGGGCGCCAACGGGGCGGGGAAATCCACCCTGCTCAAAGCCATCGCCGGGATCTGCGAAGGGAAAAGCACCGGCAGCGTCACCATGGGGTCCGACCCCGTCCTGGGCCTGCCCGCCCACAAAGTCGTGGAACGCGGCATCGCGCTGGTGCCTGAGGGGCGCGGCATTTTCGGCGATCTCACCGTCCGCGAGAACCTGCTGCTGGGCGCGAACCCCCAACGCGCCCGCGAAGAGGCCGACGCCAATTTCGAACGCCTGATCCGCCTGTTCCCCAAGCTGACCGACCGCGCCGGACAGACGGTGCGCACCATGTCGGGCGGCGAGCAGCAGATGGTCGCCATCGGTCGCGCGATGATGTCCAACCCCGAAATCCTGATGCTGGACGAACCCAGCCTCGGCTTGTCACCGCTTCTGGCCAAGGAGCTGTTCCAGAACCTCAAGGCCGTCCGCGCCGCCGGTCTGGGCATCCTTTTGGTTGAACAGAACGCCAAGCTCAGCCTCGCCATCGCCGACCGGGGTTACCTGCTCGAAAACGGCCGCATCCTGCGCGAGGATAAAGCCTCGATCCTGCTGCACGACCCCGCCGTGCAGGCCGCCTATCTCGGCGGTGCCGCCGGTCACGCGACCGGCCCGGCCAAGCCGACCCCCGTGCCGCAGGCGGCCCCCGCCACGCCAACCCCGCGCGCCCCGTCGACCGCCAGCGTGCCCTCGTCGCAGATCGCGGGCCTCGACATCGACGCCCTCGTCTCCAGCGCCGCGCAAAAAGCCGTGCGCCCGCCCAGCACGCTCACCCCGGCCTACACAACCAGCGCCCCCCGCGCCGATCACCTGCGCCAGACGCTTTCCGCCATCGAAAGCGCCGCACGCCAGCCGCGCCCCTCCTCGCTACCGCCCCTGCGCGCGCAGGCCCGTCCCAACGCGCCCACCGCCAGCGCACCCACAGTACAACGCCCCACCCCCGGCGCCCCCACCCCGATCCCCGGAGGCCGCGTCGACGTCTACCGCCGCCGCCCCGGCACATCGCAGTTCGACAAGACCGAGGTCTGA
- a CDS encoding aldehyde dehydrogenase family protein, whose translation MLDAPATKTIRGQYINGQWVRAARHFADINPSTGALFAEAPDGTRSDARAAIEAAHAAFPAWAEMKFTERAHLLNKISDIWERRAPEFIACAQAEGGGWYGKGAFEAHYVTEVFRSAAAICYQPLGEVLPSEYGKVSTGVRYPMGVISVISPWNFPGVLTARGFAFALAAGNTIVLKPSEDTPWIGGLYFAEIMEEARVPAGVFNVVTCAREGVAAMGDELIEHPYVKGISFTGSTPVGRAIAAKAGAHLKKACVELGGKDSLIILDDADLDRAAQAANFGSFMHQGQICMSVEKVLVHEKVYAEFLPKFAERAAKLKVGDSADPSNVIGPLINDRQVARVKAQLDDAIAKGAKVVTGGKITGRFVEPTLLTGVTPDMLIYRDETFGPVVPVIPFRTDDEAIALNNDTEYGLSAGIFSRDEARALAMSKRLETGMCHINCTSVNDEPHVPFGGSKASGLGRHGGRWSIETFTETRWITLDRGGRPYPPVF comes from the coding sequence ATGCTCGACGCCCCCGCCACCAAGACCATCCGCGGCCAGTACATCAACGGCCAATGGGTCCGCGCGGCCCGCCATTTTGCCGACATCAACCCCTCGACCGGCGCGCTGTTTGCCGAAGCCCCTGACGGCACCCGCAGCGACGCCCGCGCGGCCATCGAAGCCGCCCATGCCGCCTTCCCCGCCTGGGCCGAGATGAAATTCACCGAGCGCGCGCATCTGCTCAACAAGATCAGCGACATCTGGGAACGCCGCGCGCCCGAGTTCATCGCCTGCGCGCAGGCCGAGGGTGGCGGTTGGTACGGCAAGGGCGCGTTCGAGGCCCATTACGTCACCGAGGTTTTCCGCTCCGCCGCCGCCATCTGCTACCAACCGCTGGGTGAGGTGCTGCCGTCCGAATACGGCAAGGTCTCGACCGGCGTGCGCTATCCGATGGGCGTGATCTCGGTGATCAGCCCATGGAACTTCCCCGGCGTCCTGACCGCGCGCGGCTTCGCCTTCGCGCTGGCCGCGGGCAACACCATCGTGCTCAAACCCTCCGAGGACACCCCGTGGATCGGCGGCCTCTACTTCGCCGAGATCATGGAAGAGGCCCGCGTCCCCGCCGGCGTCTTCAACGTTGTCACCTGCGCGCGCGAAGGCGTCGCCGCGATGGGCGATGAGCTGATCGAGCACCCCTATGTCAAAGGTATCTCCTTCACCGGCTCCACCCCCGTCGGCCGCGCCATCGCCGCCAAGGCGGGCGCGCATCTCAAGAAGGCCTGTGTGGAACTGGGCGGCAAGGACAGCCTGATCATCCTCGACGACGCCGACCTTGACCGCGCCGCCCAAGCCGCCAATTTCGGCAGCTTCATGCATCAGGGCCAGATCTGCATGAGTGTTGAAAAAGTGCTGGTGCATGAAAAAGTATACGCCGAATTCCTGCCCAAATTCGCCGAACGTGCCGCAAAACTGAAAGTCGGTGACAGCGCCGATCCGTCCAACGTCATCGGCCCCTTGATCAACGACCGCCAGGTCGCCCGCGTCAAAGCCCAGCTTGATGACGCCATCGCCAAGGGGGCCAAGGTCGTCACCGGCGGCAAGATCACCGGTCGCTTTGTCGAGCCGACGCTGCTCACCGGCGTCACCCCCGACATGCTGATCTACCGCGACGAGACCTTCGGCCCCGTCGTCCCGGTCATCCCCTTCCGCACCGATGACGAGGCCATCGCCCTCAACAACGACACCGAATACGGCCTCTCCGCCGGTATCTTCAGCCGCGACGAAGCCCGCGCGCTGGCCATGTCCAAACGGCTGGAAACCGGCATGTGCCACATCAACTGCACCTCGGTGAATGACGAACCGCACGTCCCCTTCGGCGGCTCCAAAGCCTCGGGGCTTGGCCGTCACGGTGGCCGCTGGTCAATAGAGACCTTCACCGAAACCCGCTGGATCACCCTTGATCGCGGCGGCCGTCCCTACCCGCCGGTCTTCTGA
- a CDS encoding branched-chain amino acid ABC transporter permease: MFILITGLLLGGTYALIAMGLNLQYGVARIMNLANGEMLVAGGFAAFWVYTAGQVNPIAALIVVAPVAFAVNWVLYRVMLQPLVARAKNRGQLETDSILATFGMSFAFVGVMTWAFGGGYFNYAFLAQPFEMFGSSYAQNRIVAFLIATVIAAALWVWLTYSRAGLRMRAVAVDPRSARLVGIDVKATSALAFALGGAITATGGSLISMFFTLDASVGVLFTMKALIIVIMGGVGDIRGTIIAALILGIAETAVARLIDPGLTLAAAYFLFLAVLLFRPQGLFGKKPT, translated from the coding sequence ATGTTCATCCTGATCACCGGCCTTTTGCTGGGCGGCACCTATGCGCTCATCGCCATGGGGCTGAACCTGCAATACGGCGTGGCGCGCATCATGAACCTCGCCAATGGCGAGATGCTGGTCGCCGGAGGCTTCGCTGCTTTCTGGGTCTACACCGCCGGTCAGGTGAACCCCATCGCCGCGCTGATCGTCGTGGCCCCTGTGGCCTTCGCCGTGAACTGGGTGCTCTACCGCGTCATGCTGCAACCGCTGGTCGCCCGCGCCAAGAACCGGGGCCAGCTGGAAACCGACAGCATCCTTGCCACCTTCGGTATGTCCTTTGCCTTTGTCGGCGTGATGACATGGGCCTTTGGCGGTGGCTACTTCAACTACGCCTTCCTCGCCCAGCCGTTCGAGATGTTCGGCTCGTCCTACGCGCAGAACCGCATCGTCGCTTTCCTGATCGCCACAGTGATCGCCGCCGCGCTCTGGGTCTGGCTCACCTATTCCCGCGCTGGGCTCAGGATGCGCGCCGTCGCGGTTGACCCGCGCTCGGCCCGGCTGGTCGGCATCGACGTCAAGGCTACCTCGGCCCTCGCCTTCGCCCTTGGCGGTGCGATCACCGCGACCGGAGGCTCGCTCATTTCAATGTTCTTCACCCTCGATGCTTCCGTCGGCGTGCTCTTCACCATGAAAGCCCTGATCATCGTCATCATGGGCGGCGTCGGTGACATCCGCGGCACCATCATCGCCGCGCTGATCCTCGGCATCGCCGAAACCGCCGTCGCCCGGCTGATCGACCCCGGCCTCACCCTTGCCGCCGCCTATTTCCTCTTCCTCGCCGTGCTGCTCTTCCGCCCGCAGGGATTGTTCGGAAAGAAACCGACATGA
- a CDS encoding flotillin family protein — MSTIFWIIALIIVLAALIALAAAFYQRGTNAISLVRTGIGGRKIVIDGGMLALPWFHEVARVNMQTLRLHLDRRADQSLITRDRMRVDVGAEFYLSVPPDEASIARAAQTLGRRSFQPDELRALIEGMFVDALRAVAARHTMDELHEGRAEFVAAVRSALAEPITRYGLQLDSVSLTALDQTPFSALDENNAFNAVGLRKLAEVVAQSKKERAEIEGDTAVSVRRAAMEASRRKMEIDLEERRAEISQAQQIESLMATQLAEVARAKADAERSAAQSRIQMEQQIQTADIAREQAIREAEILRARALEIAEQDRAVQVLAKSQEESRAQAEADLARADAVRAHESIETARAGAEAERRRDLGVIAAEAEAAASARRAEIAADSGRKVAADRLETAKLDAQASLAQRHAEAEALTARIAAENTRSDASLAHAVELARLEALPKTLGEMMKPVEKIKEINIHQVGTVEGSRGAILQALEGVLDQAVSAPNLHRVLDRLTDDIRHGDVDRKRRRDD; from the coding sequence ATGAGCACCATCTTCTGGATCATCGCCCTGATCATCGTGCTGGCCGCCCTCATCGCGCTGGCCGCCGCCTTCTACCAGCGGGGCACCAACGCGATCAGCCTCGTGCGCACCGGCATCGGCGGGCGCAAGATCGTGATCGACGGCGGGATGCTGGCGCTGCCCTGGTTCCACGAGGTCGCGCGCGTCAACATGCAGACCCTGCGCCTGCATCTGGACCGCCGCGCCGATCAGTCGCTGATCACCCGCGACCGGATGCGCGTCGATGTCGGCGCGGAATTCTACCTCTCTGTCCCGCCCGATGAAGCCTCGATCGCCCGCGCAGCCCAGACCCTTGGCCGGCGCAGCTTTCAACCCGACGAGCTGCGCGCGCTGATCGAGGGCATGTTCGTCGACGCCCTGCGCGCCGTCGCCGCCCGCCACACAATGGACGAGCTGCACGAGGGCCGCGCCGAATTCGTCGCCGCCGTGCGCAGCGCGCTGGCCGAGCCGATCACCCGCTACGGGCTGCAACTGGACTCTGTCTCGCTCACCGCGCTGGACCAGACCCCGTTCTCCGCCCTCGATGAAAACAACGCCTTCAACGCCGTCGGCCTGCGCAAACTGGCCGAGGTCGTGGCGCAATCAAAGAAAGAGCGCGCCGAGATCGAAGGCGACACCGCCGTTTCGGTGCGCCGCGCCGCGATGGAGGCATCCCGCCGCAAGATGGAGATCGACCTCGAGGAACGCCGCGCCGAAATCTCGCAGGCCCAGCAGATCGAATCCCTGATGGCCACCCAACTGGCCGAGGTCGCCCGCGCCAAGGCCGATGCCGAACGCTCTGCCGCGCAGTCGCGCATCCAGATGGAACAGCAGATCCAGACCGCCGATATCGCCCGCGAACAGGCGATCCGCGAGGCTGAAATCCTGCGCGCCCGCGCGCTGGAAATCGCCGAACAGGACCGCGCCGTGCAGGTGCTGGCGAAAAGCCAGGAGGAAAGCCGCGCGCAGGCCGAGGCCGATCTGGCCCGCGCCGACGCGGTGCGCGCGCACGAATCCATCGAGACCGCCCGCGCCGGGGCCGAGGCCGAACGCCGCCGCGACCTTGGCGTCATCGCCGCCGAAGCCGAGGCCGCCGCCAGCGCCCGCCGGGCCGAAATCGCCGCAGACTCGGGCCGCAAGGTGGCCGCGGACCGGCTCGAGACCGCCAAGCTGGACGCTCAGGCCAGCCTCGCCCAACGCCACGCCGAGGCCGAGGCGCTCACTGCCCGCATCGCCGCCGAAAACACCCGCTCGGACGCCAGCCTCGCCCATGCTGTCGAACTGGCCCGCCTCGAAGCCTTGCCCAAAACATTGGGTGAGATGATGAAGCCGGTCGAAAAGATCAAGGAAATCAACATCCATCAGGTCGGCACGGTCGAGGGCTCGCGCGGGGCCATCCTGCAGGCGCTGGAAGGCGTGCTCGATCAGGCGGTCAGCGCCCCCAACCTGCACCGGGTCCTTGACCGCCTCACCGACGACATCCGCCACGGTGACGTGGACCGCAAACGCCGCCGCGACGACTGA
- a CDS encoding HK97 family phage prohead protease yields MQGLETKFHQPGSAGLVLAEGSVIAGYASVFGVRDRGGDVVQPGAYAASLARIKAASGRVRMLWQHDQGQPIGVWDEVVEDAHGLRVKGRLLSEVEKGREAAALMAAGAVDGLSIGYRTIRAEKLPDGGRKLIELELWEVSLVTFPMLPDARVSAKSDAGFMSELARALEAARDALRG; encoded by the coding sequence ATGCAGGGTCTTGAGACGAAATTCCACCAGCCGGGCAGTGCCGGGTTGGTGCTGGCCGAAGGGTCGGTGATTGCGGGTTATGCCTCGGTCTTTGGGGTGCGCGACCGGGGGGGCGATGTGGTCCAGCCCGGCGCCTATGCCGCGTCGCTGGCGCGGATCAAGGCGGCCTCGGGCCGGGTGCGGATGCTGTGGCAGCACGATCAGGGCCAGCCGATCGGCGTCTGGGATGAAGTGGTCGAAGATGCGCACGGGCTGCGCGTCAAGGGTCGCCTTCTGAGCGAGGTCGAGAAGGGCCGCGAGGCAGCGGCGCTGATGGCGGCGGGCGCGGTCGACGGGCTGAGCATCGGCTACCGCACGATCCGGGCGGAAAAGCTGCCCGACGGTGGGCGCAAGTTGATCGAGCTGGAGCTGTGGGAAGTGTCGCTGGTGACCTTTCCGATGCTGCCCGACGCGCGGGTTTCGGCCAAGTCCGACGCCGGTTTCATGAGTGAACTGGCACGGGCGCTTGAGGCAGCGCGCGACGCGCTCAGGGGCTGA
- a CDS encoding amino acid ABC transporter substrate-binding protein produces the protein MFRRTLMTTAAVAALAVATLSSASAQSVIRMGAAAPMTGPLAGGATVTHWPAVRLWVSEVNARGGLQLADGPATIELIEYDDQTNPQQAIMAAQRLATQDQVDFMVAPYSTGMNLAAAPVFAQLGYPMITGTAVTDQQPELAEQFPNMFFVLGRTSVMAEDTAHVLVDLRERGEIGNRVALVNVADAFGIEMAGISRSVLESNGFEIVYESSYPLGTQDLAPVIDGAKASNPDAFIAWSYPGDTFALTDQAIVQNFAPHVFFTAVATAFPAYAGRFGPAAEGVLGMGGVNADDPAFQAFAAAHTELNGQGPDFWASAATYATLEILGQAIEAVGAPDRAAVLTYLQDRSNSYETVLGPVSFNENNDNEAYWTVGQWQDGVFRGVAARGREGAVPVQVFDGWE, from the coding sequence ATGTTTCGCAGAACTCTGATGACCACGGCTGCCGTGGCCGCGCTGGCGGTTGCCACGCTGTCAAGCGCCTCGGCGCAATCGGTGATCCGTATGGGGGCGGCCGCCCCCATGACCGGCCCGCTCGCCGGGGGCGCAACTGTCACCCACTGGCCAGCCGTTCGCCTGTGGGTGAGCGAAGTCAACGCGCGCGGCGGGTTGCAGTTGGCCGATGGCCCGGCCACCATCGAGTTGATCGAATATGACGACCAGACCAACCCCCAGCAGGCGATCATGGCCGCCCAGCGCCTTGCCACGCAGGATCAGGTCGACTTCATGGTCGCGCCCTATTCCACCGGCATGAACCTTGCCGCAGCGCCTGTCTTCGCGCAACTCGGCTATCCGATGATCACCGGCACGGCTGTCACCGACCAACAACCGGAACTGGCAGAGCAATTCCCCAACATGTTCTTCGTGCTGGGCCGCACCTCGGTCATGGCTGAAGATACCGCCCATGTGCTCGTCGACCTGCGTGAGCGGGGCGAAATCGGCAACCGCGTGGCGCTGGTCAACGTGGCGGATGCTTTCGGCATCGAAATGGCCGGCATCTCGCGCAGCGTGCTGGAATCCAACGGGTTCGAGATCGTCTACGAATCCTCCTACCCGCTTGGCACGCAGGATCTGGCCCCGGTGATCGACGGCGCCAAAGCCTCGAACCCCGACGCCTTCATCGCGTGGTCCTACCCCGGTGATACCTTCGCGCTGACCGATCAGGCCATCGTGCAGAACTTCGCACCGCACGTCTTCTTCACCGCCGTCGCCACCGCCTTCCCGGCCTATGCCGGGCGCTTTGGCCCTGCGGCTGAGGGCGTTCTGGGTATGGGTGGCGTCAATGCCGATGATCCCGCGTTCCAGGCCTTCGCCGCGGCCCACACCGAACTGAACGGTCAGGGCCCGGACTTCTGGGCCTCTGCCGCCACCTACGCCACGCTGGAAATCCTTGGTCAGGCGATCGAGGCTGTCGGTGCCCCTGACCGCGCCGCTGTCCTCACCTACCTGCAGGACCGCTCGAACTCCTATGAGACCGTCCTCGGGCCGGTATCGTTCAACGAAAACAACGATAACGAGGCCTACTGGACCGTCGGCCAATGGCAAGACGGCGTGTTCCGCGGCGTCGCGGCGCGTGGCCGCGAGGGTGCTGTGCCGGTTCAAGTCTTCGACGGCTGGGAATAA
- a CDS encoding ABC transporter ATP-binding protein: MSKTILQARDVTKRFGGLVAVNGVSFDVTEHQVMGIIGPNGSGKSTMINMISGSFAPSAGSIQLNGRELAGQPAHKVARLGVGRTFQLVRLLPELSVTQNVLAGAAFGHRRRWGPEAERFAHTLLDRLGLAQVAALPVSALTYIDTKRVELARALAGEPEVLLLDEWLAGLNPTELSTGIDLIKSLRDEGRTIILVEHVMDAIRSLCDRCVVMSSGTKIAEGTPAEVLSDREVIRAYLGDDDA; encoded by the coding sequence ATGAGCAAAACCATCCTGCAAGCCCGCGATGTGACCAAGCGCTTTGGCGGTCTGGTTGCCGTGAACGGCGTCAGCTTCGACGTCACCGAGCATCAGGTGATGGGCATCATCGGCCCCAATGGCTCGGGCAAATCGACGATGATCAACATGATCTCGGGCAGCTTCGCGCCCAGCGCCGGGTCGATCCAGCTGAACGGGCGCGAGCTGGCCGGGCAACCCGCCCACAAGGTCGCGCGCCTTGGGGTCGGGCGCACCTTCCAGCTGGTCCGCCTGCTGCCCGAACTCAGCGTCACGCAGAACGTCCTCGCCGGGGCCGCCTTCGGCCACCGCCGCCGCTGGGGGCCTGAGGCCGAGCGCTTCGCCCATACCCTGCTCGACCGCCTCGGTCTGGCGCAGGTCGCAGCCCTCCCCGTCTCTGCCCTTACCTACATTGACACCAAACGCGTCGAACTGGCCCGCGCGCTGGCCGGAGAGCCCGAGGTGCTGCTGCTCGACGAATGGCTGGCAGGCCTCAACCCGACCGAGCTGTCCACCGGCATCGACCTGATCAAATCCTTGCGCGATGAGGGCCGCACGATCATCCTTGTCGAACACGTCATGGACGCCATCCGCAGCCTGTGCGACCGCTGCGTGGTGATGTCCTCGGGCACCAAGATCGCCGAGGGCACGCCCGCCGAGGTACTCTCTGACCGCGAAGTGATCCGCGCCTATCTGGGGGATGACGATGCTTGA
- a CDS encoding Rossmann-fold NAD(P)-binding domain-containing protein — protein sequence MPDLPRLLHNRRIAVLGSGHGLGRAVARAAQAAGAEVLGIDSDARFDHIDALYRTDLSDPAAMDAVAQALPQGLDGLALFPVILETDPATQLAQALAAPKRLAEALAPKLAPGGAILARAAPRHADWPRALDMIRAAAALRPGEADDFATRWALQAEAIDTPRLIGWAMLAWTLTHCHSWPGIRVNALTPASPDGHLPPALTVASGLDAAQGPALAAQAAVFLLSGLSAGLTGATLAADAGLSAQIQSRLEGL from the coding sequence ATGCCCGACCTGCCCCGCCTCCTGCACAACCGCCGCATCGCCGTGCTCGGCTCGGGCCACGGCCTTGGCCGCGCCGTCGCCCGCGCCGCGCAGGCAGCGGGGGCCGAGGTGCTGGGCATCGACTCCGACGCCCGCTTTGACCACATTGACGCCCTCTACCGCACCGACCTCAGCGACCCCGCCGCGATGGATGCCGTCGCGCAGGCGCTGCCACAGGGCCTCGACGGCCTCGCCCTCTTCCCTGTCATCCTTGAAACCGACCCCGCCACCCAGCTCGCGCAAGCCCTCGCCGCCCCCAAGCGCCTGGCCGAAGCCCTCGCGCCCAAACTCGCCCCCGGCGGCGCCATCCTCGCCCGCGCCGCGCCCCGCCACGCCGACTGGCCCCGCGCGCTCGACATGATCCGCGCCGCCGCCGCCCTGCGCCCGGGCGAGGCCGACGATTTCGCAACCCGCTGGGCCCTGCAGGCCGAAGCCATCGACACCCCCCGCCTGATCGGCTGGGCCATGCTCGCCTGGACCCTCACCCATTGCCACAGCTGGCCCGGCATCCGCGTCAACGCCCTGACCCCCGCCAGTCCCGACGGCCACCTGCCGCCCGCCCTCACCGTCGCCAGCGGCCTCGACGCGGCCCAAGGCCCCGCCCTCGCCGCGCAGGCCGCCGTCTTTTTGCTGTCCGGCCTCTCGGCGGGCCTGACAGGCGCCACACTCGCCGCCGATGCCGGGCTCTCCGCCCAGATACAATCGCGTCTCGAAGGGCTGTAA